The Shewanella sp. NFH-SH190041 genome has a window encoding:
- the alaS gene encoding alanine--tRNA ligase yields the protein MYKTTAELRSAFLSFFARNGHQVVDSSSLVPGNDPTLLFTNAGMNQFKDVFLGFDKRSYSRATTAQRCVRAGGKHNDLDNVGYTARHHTFFEMLGNFSFGDYFKHDAIRFAWTFLTEDLKLPKDRLCVTVYETDDEAFNIWKNEIGVPEESIIRIGDNKGAAFASDNFWQMGDTGPCGPCTEIFYDHGDHIWGGRPGTPEEDGDRFIEIWNIVFMQYNRQADGTMDVLPKPSVDTGMGLERIAAILQGVHSNYEIDIFTKLIAKTAEIIGVSDLENNSLKVIADHIRSCAFLVADGVMPSNEGRGYVLRRIIRRAVRHGNKLGATDTFFYKLVPTLIDVMGDAAKDLVATQSIVEKALKAEEEQFARTLERGLGMLDQALENLTGDTLDGETVFKLYDTYGFPVDLTADVCRERNINVDEAGFEAAMAEQRRRAQEAGKFGADYNAGLKIDGQTEFCGYEQMTGNSTITAIYKEGQAVDSITAGDKAVVVLACTPFYGESGGQVGDRGHLQADGIEFEVTDTQKYGQATGHAGVLHTGTLTVGQSVAAMVDKKLRHRTQLNHSVTHLLHATLRQVLGTHVTQKGSLVDPDRLRFDFSHVEAVKPAELKRIEDLVNTQIRRNHELQTATMDIDSAKEKGAMALFGEKYDAEVRVVTMGDFSIELCGGTHVGRTGDIGLFKITSEGGIAAGIRRIEAVTGAAAIAYVAAEEAELSEAASLLKADSQSLVAKLKAQLEKAKQLEKENAQLKDKLAAAASADLAGDAVEVAGVKVLVKKLEGVEAGALRGLQDELKQKLGSGVVVLGIAGDAKVNLIAGVTKDLVGKVKAGELVAMVAAMVGGKGGGRPDMAQAGGSQPENLDNALAQVMPWVSERL from the coding sequence ATGTACAAAACCACTGCAGAGCTGAGAAGCGCCTTTTTGTCGTTTTTCGCCAGAAATGGTCATCAGGTCGTGGACAGCAGTTCACTGGTTCCTGGTAATGATCCTACCTTGCTGTTTACCAATGCGGGTATGAACCAGTTTAAAGATGTATTTCTGGGATTTGACAAGCGCAGCTATAGCCGAGCCACCACAGCACAGCGCTGTGTTCGTGCCGGCGGTAAGCATAACGATTTGGACAACGTTGGTTACACTGCGCGTCACCATACTTTTTTTGAAATGCTGGGTAACTTCAGTTTTGGTGATTATTTCAAGCATGATGCGATCCGTTTTGCCTGGACTTTCCTGACTGAAGATCTGAAATTACCAAAAGATCGCCTGTGTGTGACAGTCTATGAAACCGATGATGAAGCGTTCAACATTTGGAAGAACGAAATCGGTGTTCCTGAAGAGAGTATTATCCGTATCGGTGACAATAAAGGTGCCGCGTTTGCTTCAGATAACTTCTGGCAGATGGGTGATACCGGTCCATGCGGTCCATGTACTGAAATTTTCTATGACCACGGTGATCATATCTGGGGTGGTCGTCCTGGCACACCAGAAGAAGATGGCGACCGCTTTATCGAAATCTGGAATATTGTATTTATGCAATACAATCGCCAGGCCGACGGTACTATGGATGTACTGCCAAAGCCTTCCGTTGATACCGGTATGGGGCTGGAGCGTATTGCTGCAATTTTGCAGGGTGTTCACTCCAACTATGAAATCGATATTTTCACTAAGCTGATTGCTAAAACCGCTGAAATCATCGGTGTATCTGATCTGGAAAACAATTCACTGAAGGTGATTGCTGACCATATCCGCTCTTGTGCATTCTTGGTTGCTGATGGTGTGATGCCATCCAATGAAGGCCGCGGTTATGTGCTGCGCCGCATTATTCGTCGCGCCGTTCGCCATGGTAACAAATTGGGTGCAACCGACACCTTCTTCTACAAACTGGTGCCAACGTTGATTGACGTGATGGGGGATGCCGCCAAAGACTTGGTTGCGACTCAGAGCATCGTAGAAAAAGCCCTGAAAGCAGAAGAAGAGCAGTTTGCCCGTACACTGGAACGTGGCTTGGGGATGTTGGATCAGGCACTGGAAAATCTGACCGGTGACACGCTTGATGGCGAGACTGTATTCAAACTGTATGATACCTATGGTTTTCCTGTCGATTTGACTGCGGATGTTTGCCGTGAGCGTAATATCAACGTAGATGAAGCTGGTTTTGAAGCTGCGATGGCTGAGCAACGCCGCCGTGCTCAAGAAGCGGGTAAATTTGGTGCTGATTATAATGCCGGATTAAAAATTGATGGCCAGACTGAATTCTGTGGTTATGAGCAGATGACGGGTAACAGCACCATTACTGCTATCTACAAAGAGGGTCAGGCTGTTGATAGCATCACTGCCGGTGATAAAGCCGTTGTTGTATTGGCTTGCACGCCATTTTATGGCGAATCTGGTGGTCAGGTAGGCGACCGCGGTCATCTGCAGGCTGATGGTATCGAGTTTGAAGTGACTGATACACAAAAGTACGGTCAAGCAACCGGCCATGCTGGTGTACTGCATACAGGTACGCTGACTGTTGGTCAGTCTGTTGCGGCTATGGTGGACAAAAAACTGCGCCATCGTACTCAATTGAACCACTCTGTGACTCACTTGCTGCATGCGACCCTACGTCAGGTCTTGGGTACACATGTCACTCAGAAAGGTTCTTTGGTCGATCCTGATCGTCTGCGCTTTGACTTCTCTCATGTTGAAGCGGTGAAGCCTGCCGAACTGAAGCGGATTGAAGATCTGGTAAACACCCAAATTCGTCGTAACCATGAGCTGCAAACTGCAACAATGGATATTGATAGTGCCAAGGAAAAAGGTGCGATGGCACTGTTTGGCGAAAAGTACGATGCTGAAGTGCGCGTAGTCACTATGGGTGACTTCTCTATCGAGCTGTGTGGCGGTACCCATGTTGGTCGTACCGGTGATATTGGCCTGTTCAAAATCACCTCTGAAGGTGGTATTGCTGCCGGTATTCGTCGCATTGAGGCGGTAACTGGCGCAGCTGCCATAGCGTATGTTGCTGCAGAAGAGGCGGAGCTGAGTGAAGCTGCATCGCTGCTGAAAGCGGATAGCCAGTCTCTGGTCGCTAAGTTGAAGGCGCAGTTGGAAAAAGCTAAGCAGCTGGAAAAAGAAAATGCTCAGCTGAAAGATAAGCTGGCTGCCGCAGCAAGTGCTGATCTGGCCGGTGATGCCGTAGAGGTTGCCGGTGTTAAAGTACTGGTGAAGAAACTGGAAGGCGTGGAAGCGGGTGCGCTGCGTGGTTTGCAGGATGAACTGAAACAAAAACTGGGCTCAGGTGTTGTCGTACTGGGTATTGCTGGTGATGCGAAAGTGAATCTGATCGCAGGTGTGACCAAGGACTTGGTGGGTAAAGTTAAGGCCGGTGAACTGGTGGCTATGGTAGCTGCCATGGTTGGCGGTAAAGGCGGCGGCCGCCCAGATATGGCTCAGGC
- a CDS encoding regulatory protein RecX — MTILARRDHSIAELTGKLQLKGFSVEDCILAVNYCQEMGYLDDERFAGLLLRSHIAKGHGPVRIRQAFMQKGLARDLIAQVLDASDCDWFELAREKALRKYQLPKTSDHKEKAKRIRYMMSQGFSYDQVAYALDYDPFDEN, encoded by the coding sequence CTGACAATATTAGCGCGGCGTGATCATTCAATTGCAGAATTAACCGGTAAACTGCAGCTGAAAGGATTCAGTGTCGAAGACTGTATCTTGGCCGTCAATTATTGCCAAGAAATGGGCTATCTGGATGATGAGCGTTTTGCCGGTTTGTTGCTGCGTTCCCACATCGCTAAAGGGCATGGCCCTGTGCGGATCCGTCAGGCATTTATGCAAAAAGGGCTGGCACGGGATCTGATTGCACAGGTTCTGGATGCCAGTGATTGTGATTGGTTTGAGCTGGCTCGAGAAAAAGCGTTGCGTAAGTATCAGCTTCCCAAGACCTCAGACCATAAAGAAAAAGCCAAACGTATCCGCTATATGATGAGCCAGGGTTTTAGCTATGATCAGGTAGCTTATGCACTGGATTATGATCCTTTCGATGAGAATTAA